In Yersinia enterocolitica subsp. enterocolitica, one DNA window encodes the following:
- the osmB gene encoding osmotically-inducible lipoprotein OsmB — MMMINKRLATAALALTLALSLSACSNMSKRDRNTAIGAGVGAVGGAVLTDSTLGTLGGAAIGGVIGHQVSK, encoded by the coding sequence ATTATGATGATCAATAAAAGATTGGCGACTGCCGCATTGGCACTAACGCTGGCCCTGTCACTATCTGCATGTTCCAACATGTCAAAACGAGACCGTAATACTGCCATCGGTGCCGGTGTCGGGGCTGTTGGGGGCGCAGTGCTGACTGATAGCACACTGGGTACTCTGGGTGGTGCGGCTATTGGTGGGGTTATTGGCCATCAGGTCAGTAAATAA
- the yciH gene encoding stress response translation initiation inhibitor YciH, whose amino-acid sequence MSHDNSRLVYSTDTGRITEPEVKPQRPKGDGIVRIQRQTSGRKGKGVCLISGIDGSDEMLEKLSAELKKKCGCGGSIKDGIIEIQGDKRDLLKQLLEAKGMKVKLAGG is encoded by the coding sequence ATGAGTCATGATAATAGCCGTTTGGTCTATTCAACCGATACCGGGCGTATCACTGAACCCGAGGTCAAACCGCAGCGGCCTAAAGGCGATGGTATTGTGCGCATCCAGCGTCAAACCAGTGGCCGCAAAGGCAAGGGCGTGTGTTTGATTAGCGGTATTGATGGCAGTGATGAAATGCTAGAGAAACTGTCAGCAGAATTGAAGAAGAAGTGCGGTTGCGGTGGCTCAATTAAAGACGGCATCATTGAAATTCAAGGAGATAAACGCGATCTTCTTAAGCAACTGCTCGAAGCCAAGGGGATGAAAGTCAAACTGGCAGGGGGTTGA
- the pyrF gene encoding orotidine-5'-phosphate decarboxylase, whose translation MTSATKTNNSGSISSPIVVALDYANKDAALAFADRVNPRDCRLKVGKEMFTLYGPQLVRDLHQRGFEVFLDLKFHDIPNTTARAVAAAAELGVWMVNVHATGGMRMMTAAKEALLPFGQQAPLLIAVTVLTSMDGGDLRDIGINITPAEQAERLAKLTWDCGLDGVVCSAHEAVRLKQVCGEDFKLVTPGIRPEGSDAGDQRRIMTPEQAVAAGVDYMVIGRPITQSPDPEKTLTDILASLGKGAK comes from the coding sequence ATGACGTCTGCAACTAAAACTAATAACAGTGGCTCAATATCTTCCCCGATCGTTGTTGCACTGGATTATGCCAATAAAGACGCGGCGTTAGCTTTTGCTGATCGTGTTAATCCGCGAGATTGCCGATTAAAAGTAGGCAAAGAGATGTTTACTTTATATGGCCCCCAACTTGTTCGAGATCTGCATCAGCGCGGTTTTGAGGTCTTTCTGGATTTGAAATTCCACGATATTCCTAACACTACCGCCCGTGCGGTTGCGGCGGCGGCGGAACTGGGGGTGTGGATGGTAAATGTTCATGCCACTGGGGGGATGCGCATGATGACGGCGGCAAAAGAAGCATTATTGCCCTTTGGCCAACAAGCACCATTACTGATTGCTGTGACGGTGCTAACCAGCATGGATGGTGGGGATTTACGTGATATTGGCATTAATATCACCCCAGCCGAACAGGCAGAGCGGTTGGCAAAATTAACCTGGGATTGCGGTTTAGATGGGGTGGTCTGTTCTGCCCACGAAGCGGTGCGCTTAAAGCAGGTGTGTGGTGAGGATTTCAAACTGGTGACACCGGGGATTCGCCCTGAGGGCAGTGATGCTGGCGATCAGCGCCGTATTATGACACCAGAACAAGCGGTAGCGGCAGGTGTGGATTATATGGTGATAGGGCGTCCGATCACCCAATCCCCTGACCCGGAAAAAACCTTGACCGACATTCTGGCCTCTTTGGGTAAGGGGGCAAAATGA
- the bhsA gene encoding multiple stress resistance protein BhsA — MKNIKYIIPALALSFASFASVAATQILHAPATGLNEMGTVAASNAGTLTELENALAKKADEAGATSYLITSATGNNKLHGTAVIYR, encoded by the coding sequence ATGAAAAATATTAAATATATTATCCCTGCGTTGGCCCTTTCTTTCGCATCATTTGCCAGTGTTGCTGCCACACAAATCCTGCACGCACCAGCAACAGGCTTGAATGAGATGGGTACCGTTGCCGCCAGCAATGCCGGTACATTAACTGAATTAGAAAACGCTCTGGCGAAAAAAGCAGATGAAGCTGGCGCAACCTCATACCTGATCACCTCTGCTACCGGCAATAACAAATTGCACGGTACGGCGGTCATTTACCGCTAA
- the lapB gene encoding lipopolysaccharide assembly protein LapB, with the protein MLEMLFLLLPVAAAYGWYMGRRSAQQDKQQDANRLSREYVAGVNFLLSNQQDKAVDLFLEMLKEDSSTVEAHLTLGNLFRSRGEVDRAIRIHQALMESASLTFEQRLLAVQQLGRDYMAAGLYDRAEDMFNQLVEEQDFRLGALQQLLVIHQATSDWNNAIEVAEKLVKMGKENQRLEIAHFYCELALQAMGSDDLDKAMSLLKKAASADKQCARVSIMQGRVHLAKGEYAKGVEALERVLEQDKEVVSEALPMLSECYQHLQQPEAWANFLKRCVEDNTGATAELMLAEILEQHEGRDVAQTYINRQLQRHPTMRVFYRLMDYHLADAEEGRAKESLLLLRDMVGEQIRTKPRYRCHKCGFTAHSLYWHCPSCRAWASVKPIRGLDGQ; encoded by the coding sequence ATGTTAGAAATGCTGTTTCTGCTGTTACCGGTCGCTGCTGCCTATGGTTGGTATATGGGGCGTAGAAGTGCTCAGCAGGATAAGCAGCAGGATGCTAACCGCCTGTCTCGTGAATATGTGGCTGGGGTTAACTTCCTGCTCTCAAACCAGCAAGACAAAGCGGTTGATCTGTTTCTTGAAATGCTGAAAGAAGACAGTTCAACAGTTGAAGCACATCTGACGTTAGGTAATCTGTTCCGCTCCCGTGGTGAGGTTGACCGCGCTATCCGCATCCATCAAGCCTTGATGGAAAGTGCCTCTCTGACCTTTGAACAACGGTTGCTGGCCGTCCAGCAGTTGGGCCGCGATTACATGGCTGCGGGGTTATATGACAGGGCGGAGGACATGTTCAACCAATTGGTTGAGGAGCAAGATTTCCGGCTTGGCGCATTACAGCAGTTATTAGTTATCCATCAGGCGACCAGTGATTGGAACAATGCCATCGAAGTGGCAGAAAAACTGGTCAAGATGGGTAAAGAGAATCAGCGACTGGAAATTGCTCATTTTTATTGCGAATTGGCGCTGCAAGCGATGGGCAGTGATGATCTCGACAAAGCGATGAGCCTGTTGAAGAAAGCCGCCTCAGCAGACAAACAGTGCGCCAGGGTGTCCATCATGCAAGGTCGGGTGCATCTGGCCAAGGGTGAGTATGCGAAGGGCGTTGAAGCGCTGGAGCGCGTGTTGGAGCAAGATAAAGAAGTGGTCAGCGAAGCATTGCCGATGCTGAGTGAATGCTATCAACACCTACAACAACCCGAAGCCTGGGCTAATTTCCTGAAACGCTGTGTTGAAGATAATACTGGCGCGACGGCTGAGTTAATGTTGGCGGAAATTCTTGAACAGCATGAAGGCCGGGATGTGGCGCAAACCTATATTAATCGCCAATTGCAACGCCATCCAACCATGCGTGTGTTCTATCGGTTGATGGACTATCACCTGGCAGATGCCGAAGAAGGGCGAGCGAAAGAGAGTTTACTGTTGTTGCGCGATATGGTTGGCGAGCAAATTCGCACCAAACCGCGTTATCGCTGCCACAAGTGTGGTTTTACCGCGCACTCACTCTATTGGCATTGTCCGTCTTGCCGTGCCTGGGCGTCAGTTAAGCCTATTAGAGGGTTGGATGGTCAATAA
- a CDS encoding LapA family protein: protein MKYLLIFLLVLVIFVISVTLGANNDQVVTFNYLLAQGEYRVSTLLATLFAAGLVLGWIICGLFYLRVRILLGRAERKIKRLESQQELPIEPSATASTPAVGKE, encoded by the coding sequence GTGAAATATTTGCTGATTTTTTTGTTAGTGCTCGTCATTTTCGTGATATCAGTCACGCTCGGAGCAAATAACGATCAGGTCGTTACCTTCAATTATTTATTGGCTCAGGGCGAATATCGGGTATCTACCTTGTTGGCGACACTGTTTGCCGCCGGTTTGGTTCTGGGATGGATTATTTGTGGACTTTTTTATCTGCGAGTTCGAATTTTATTGGGGCGTGCAGAGCGGAAAATTAAACGCCTTGAATCGCAGCAAGAGTTACCGATTGAACCCAGTGCGACTGCATCCACACCTGCCGTCGGCAAGGAATAA
- the pgpB gene encoding phosphatidylglycerophosphatase B, translating to MWNITKRITLGSLILLLPTFVIWLSGWQWQPGGGERWLKGLFWVTETVTAPWGIVTSVLLGGWFLWCLRFRLKPAIGLLVILSMVIVVGQGLKSLIKEQVQEPRPFVVWLEAEHHIDNHFFYSLPRVERSKLIKQQLQNQSAIPSWLSSHWQFETGFAFPSGHTVFAASWALLAVGLLWPRRHYKTVILLMLWAQGVMMSRLVLGMHWPGDLMAATIISGLLVAMVCSLVQRWFGPLNIPPQEQQEIEKREHD from the coding sequence ATGTGGAATATAACAAAACGCATTACTCTGGGATCACTTATTTTACTGCTGCCAACCTTTGTCATTTGGCTCTCGGGTTGGCAGTGGCAGCCGGGTGGCGGTGAACGCTGGTTAAAAGGGTTGTTTTGGGTAACAGAGACGGTGACCGCGCCGTGGGGCATCGTAACCAGCGTATTACTCGGTGGCTGGTTTTTGTGGTGTCTGCGTTTTCGGCTCAAACCGGCTATCGGGCTGTTGGTTATACTCAGTATGGTTATTGTTGTGGGGCAGGGATTGAAATCACTGATTAAAGAACAGGTACAGGAGCCGCGGCCATTTGTGGTCTGGCTCGAAGCTGAGCATCATATCGATAACCATTTTTTCTATTCCTTACCGCGCGTTGAACGTAGCAAGTTGATTAAACAACAATTACAGAATCAATCCGCGATCCCATCGTGGTTAAGCAGTCACTGGCAGTTTGAAACGGGTTTTGCCTTTCCTTCCGGCCACACGGTTTTTGCCGCCAGTTGGGCATTATTGGCCGTCGGGCTGTTATGGCCCCGTCGACATTATAAAACGGTTATTTTACTGATGCTTTGGGCGCAGGGTGTCATGATGAGCCGTCTGGTATTAGGTATGCATTGGCCAGGCGATTTAATGGCGGCCACGATAATTAGCGGTTTGTTAGTTGCGATGGTATGCAGTCTGGTGCAGCGGTGGTTCGGCCCGTTGAATATTCCACCGCAAGAACAGCAAGAGATTGAAAAGCGTGAGCATGACTAA
- the ribA gene encoding GTP cyclohydrolase II: MQLKRVAEAKLPTPWGDFLMVGFEELATGHDHLALIFGDISTDEPVLSRVHSECLTGDALFSLRCDCGFQLEAALAHIAEEGRGVLLYHRQEGRNIGLLNKIRAYALQDLGADTVEANHQLGFAADERDFTLCSDMYKLLGIKAVRLLTNNPKKVEILSEAGINIVERVPLIVGQNPKNEHYMATKAAKMGHLLTK, from the coding sequence ATGCAGCTAAAACGTGTAGCAGAAGCCAAATTACCGACTCCTTGGGGTGACTTCCTGATGGTCGGTTTCGAAGAGTTAGCCACCGGTCATGACCATTTGGCATTGATTTTTGGGGATATTAGCACCGATGAACCCGTGCTCTCCCGTGTTCACTCTGAGTGTCTGACGGGCGATGCCCTCTTTAGCCTGCGTTGCGATTGTGGTTTCCAGTTAGAAGCTGCGCTGGCACATATTGCTGAAGAAGGCCGTGGTGTACTGCTTTATCATCGTCAGGAAGGCCGTAATATTGGTTTACTGAATAAAATCCGCGCTTATGCTTTGCAAGACTTAGGTGCCGACACCGTTGAAGCTAATCATCAACTGGGTTTCGCTGCCGATGAGCGCGATTTCACGCTGTGTTCTGATATGTATAAGCTATTGGGTATTAAGGCCGTGCGTTTGCTGACCAATAACCCGAAGAAGGTCGAAATTCTCTCCGAGGCCGGGATCAATATCGTCGAACGCGTCCCGCTGATTGTCGGACAGAATCCTAAGAACGAGCACTATATGGCGACCAAAGCCGCCAAGATGGGCCATTTATTGACCAAATAA